From Plectropomus leopardus isolate mb chromosome 4, YSFRI_Pleo_2.0, whole genome shotgun sequence, the proteins below share one genomic window:
- the LOC121942088 gene encoding uncharacterized protein LOC121942088 isoform X1, with protein sequence MYYKGVFIPTNMTWFSGAAYWRIACRPPLNNVTSYPHSVCCAGRSATGDTTGDAMPQNGMNHEDRRGETCHIACEASSKVPDTDMVNGAIVHNGCPAAATRTSESIPAGTLNGTKPKHMVNGYVNHWYKGKSTKATPPRIPRKCGSTISALNDASAAGRGRSARPHGGIAINGATGPDTVSSPCNSDRMAPQPSRSAASRKPRRRKQFTLKKRDTEVVSPECPPLPPMPPQEEEDWDSEIQEVTLPDRKNSYFGISPCGPQDVLHFSLWDLTLRQTDRVDLPLTAHYSPAVHHRRPIKWTSYSPPTEPDQFADADEV encoded by the exons atgtattataagggaGTCTTTATTCCTACAAATATGACGTGGTTTTCTGGCGCCGCCTACTGGCGTATCGCCTGCCGTCCTCCTCTTAATAACGTGACCTCTTATCCCCACAGTGTGTGCTGCGCCGGGAGGTCTGCAACAGGCGACACTACAG GTGATGCGATGCCTCAGAATGGTATGAACCATGAGGACAGAAGAGGAGAAACGTGTCATATCGCCTGTGAAGCCAGCAGTAAGGTCCCAGACACAGATATGGTTAATGGAGCCATTGTCCACAATGGCTGCCCAGCTGCTGCCACCAGAACCAGTGAGAGCATACCAGCTGGCACACTGAATGGTACCAAGCCAAAACACATGGTAAATGGTTATGTTAACCATTGGTACAAAGGCAAGAGTACAAAAGCAACACCTCCAAGGATCCCCAGAAAATGTGGAAGCACAATTTCTGCCCTCAATGATGCCTCAGCAGCTGGCAGGGGCCGCAGTGCAAGACCTCATGGTGGTATCGCAATAAACGGAGCCACCGGTCCAGACACCGTGTCTTCACCGTGTAATTCTGACCGAATGGCACCACAGCCCAGCAGGTCAGCAGCATCAAGGAAAcccagaagaagaaaacaattcACATTGAAGAAAAG AGACACTGAAGTCGTCTCGCCAGAGTGCCCTCCACTCCCACCGATGCCTCCACAAGAAGAGGAAGACTGGGATAGTGAGATCCAAGAGGTCACCCTCCCTGACCGGAAAAATAGCTATTTTGGCATCTCACCCTGcg GTCCACAAGATGTGCTCCATTTTTCTCTGTGGGATTTGACGCTCAGGCAAACGGACAGAGTTGACCTGCCTCTGACAGCCCATTACAGCCCAGCTGTACACCACCGACGCCCCATCAAATGGACCTCCTACAGCCCTCCTACTGAGCCTGACCAGTTCGCAGACGCTGACGA
- the rab11fip4b gene encoding rab11 family-interacting protein 4B isoform X1, translating to MCTRAYSDPVPECQLFPGEVEEPEEEVADEGRERESDRDSAVESTQGSDTSDGLIRPGDKEDSLGDLFFPGEKCGQTSVSVTSDLSTRSSASLNEEQFEDYGEGEEPDYTPSSPCPEDENRNNGYSDLGSSVPSSAGQTPHKVRQQYTGELMDVYCSQCSKKVNLLNDLEVRLKNLKANSPNRKISSTAFGRQLLHNSNLSSSNGSTEDLFRDSIDSCDIDINEKVSSLEKKVAELENEILMNGELKSRLKQENTQLVHRVHELEEQLKDQETRAEQNLQEELRRHREAYSKMERDKNTQIELLTNRVKQLEEDNSEMSLSMCRLKSQTEKLDEEKQRMTDKLEDTSLRLKDEMDLYRKMMDKLRQNRQQFQKEKEAMQELIEDLRRELEHLQVFKLEAERPGRSRSSSSGLADFNSRSREVELEHEVKRLKQENQKLKEQNDELNGQILSLSLYEAKNLFATQTKAQSLAAEIENASRDQLMEALKEQEEINIRLRQYMDKIILSILDHNPSILEIKGN from the exons ATGTGCACGCGGGCCTATTCTGACCCCGTCCCTGAGTGCCAGCTGTTCCCGGGAGAGGTGGAGGAgcctgaggaggaggtggcagaCGAGGGCAGGGAGAGGGAGTCAGACAGAGACAGCGCAGTAGAAAGCACCCAAGGTTCAGACACCTCTGACGGGCTGATCAGACCTGGAGACAAGGAAGACTCACTGGGGGATCTCTTTTTCCCTGGGGAAAA gTGTGGTCAGACCAGCGTCTCAGTAACCTCTGACCTATCGACACGTTCCTCGGCTTCCCTGAACGAGGAGCAGTTTGAGGACTACGGAGAAGGGGAGGAACCGGACTACACTCCCAGCAGCCCCTGCCCAGAGGACGAGAATCGGAACAACGGGTACTCGGACCTCGGCTCATCTGTTCCCTCTAG TGCGGGCCAAACTCCTCATAAGGTGCGTCAGCAGTACACCGGTGAACTGATGGATGTCTACTGTTCTCAGTGCAGCAAAAAGGTCAACCTGCTAAATGACCTGGAGGTTCGCCTCAAAAACCTCAAGGCTAACAG cccCAACAGGAAAATCTCCAGCACTGCTTTCGGA agGCAGCTGCTTCACAACAGCAACTTGAGCAGCAGTAACGGCAGCACGGAAGACCTTTTCCGAGACAGCATCGACTCCTGTGACATCGACATCAATGAGAAG GTGAGTTCTCTGGAGAAGAAAGTGGCAGAACTGGAAAATGAGATTCTGATGAACGGTGAACTCAAGTCCAGGCTGAAGCAGGAGAACACACAACTAGTACACAG GGTTCATgagctggaggagcagctgaaAGACCAGGAGACGCGAGCAGAACAAAATctgcaggaggagctgagaCGACATCGAGAGGCCTACAgcaagatggagagagacaagAACACACAGATAGAGCTGCTGACCAACCG agtCAAGCAGTTGGAGGAGGACAACAGCGAGATGAGTCTCAGCATGTGCCGGCTCAAATCACAGACAGAGAAGCTGGATGAG GAGAAGCAAAGAATGACAGACAAGCTGGAAGACACCAGTTTGCGCCTGAAGGACGAGATGGACCTCTACAGGAAAATGATGGACAAACTGCGTCAGAACAGACAACAGTTCCAGAAAGAAAAGGAAGCCATGCAGGAG CTGATAGAGGACCTGCGGCGAGAACTGGAGCACTTGCAAGTTTTCAAGCTGGAGGCAGAGAGGCCGGGCCGCAGTCGCAGCTCTTCCTCCGGGCTGGCAGACTTCAACAGCAGGAGCAGGGAGGTGGAGCTGGAGCACGAGGTCAAGAGGCTCAAACAG gaGAATCAGAAGCTGAAGGAGCAGAACGATGAGCTTAACGGTCAGATCCTCAGCCTCAGTCTATACGAAGCGAAGAACCTGTTCGCCACGCAGACCAAGGCCCAGTCTCTAGCCGCTGAGATAGAAAACGCCTCCAGAGACCAG TTAATGGAGGCCCTGAAGGAGCAGGAAGAAATCAACATCCGTCTGCGACAGTACATGGACAAAATCATCCTGTCCATCCTGGACCACAACCCCTCCATCCTGGAGATCAAGGGCAACTAG
- the LOC121942088 gene encoding uncharacterized protein LOC121942088 isoform X2, translating into MYYKGVFIPTNMTWFSGAAYWRIACRPPLNNVTSYPHSVCCAGRSATGDTTGDAMPQNGMNHEDRRGETCHIACEASSKVPDTDMVNGAIVHNGCPAAATRTSESIPAGTLNGTKPKHMVNGYVNHWYKGKSTKATPPRIPRKCGSTISALNDASAAGRGRSARPHGGIAINGATGPDTVSSPCNSDRMAPQPSRSAASRKPRRRKQFTLKKRDTEVVSPECPPLPPMPPQEEEDWDSEIQEVTLPDRKNSYFGISPCGPQDVLHFSLWDLTLRQTDRVDLPLTAHYSPAVHHRRPIKWTSYSPPTEPDQFADADE; encoded by the exons atgtattataagggaGTCTTTATTCCTACAAATATGACGTGGTTTTCTGGCGCCGCCTACTGGCGTATCGCCTGCCGTCCTCCTCTTAATAACGTGACCTCTTATCCCCACAGTGTGTGCTGCGCCGGGAGGTCTGCAACAGGCGACACTACAG GTGATGCGATGCCTCAGAATGGTATGAACCATGAGGACAGAAGAGGAGAAACGTGTCATATCGCCTGTGAAGCCAGCAGTAAGGTCCCAGACACAGATATGGTTAATGGAGCCATTGTCCACAATGGCTGCCCAGCTGCTGCCACCAGAACCAGTGAGAGCATACCAGCTGGCACACTGAATGGTACCAAGCCAAAACACATGGTAAATGGTTATGTTAACCATTGGTACAAAGGCAAGAGTACAAAAGCAACACCTCCAAGGATCCCCAGAAAATGTGGAAGCACAATTTCTGCCCTCAATGATGCCTCAGCAGCTGGCAGGGGCCGCAGTGCAAGACCTCATGGTGGTATCGCAATAAACGGAGCCACCGGTCCAGACACCGTGTCTTCACCGTGTAATTCTGACCGAATGGCACCACAGCCCAGCAGGTCAGCAGCATCAAGGAAAcccagaagaagaaaacaattcACATTGAAGAAAAG AGACACTGAAGTCGTCTCGCCAGAGTGCCCTCCACTCCCACCGATGCCTCCACAAGAAGAGGAAGACTGGGATAGTGAGATCCAAGAGGTCACCCTCCCTGACCGGAAAAATAGCTATTTTGGCATCTCACCCTGcg GTCCACAAGATGTGCTCCATTTTTCTCTGTGGGATTTGACGCTCAGGCAAACGGACAGAGTTGACCTGCCTCTGACAGCCCATTACAGCCCAGCTGTACACCACCGACGCCCCATCAAATGGACCTCCTACAGCCCTCCTACTGAGCCTGACCAGTTCGCAGACGCTGACGAGTAA